The following proteins come from a genomic window of Trifolium pratense cultivar HEN17-A07 linkage group LG4, ARS_RC_1.1, whole genome shotgun sequence:
- the LOC123921984 gene encoding glycerol kinase-like, whose product MSKEEDVFIGAIDQGTSSSRFIIYDKSAKPIGSNQVEFTQFYPQAGWVEHDPMEILESVKVCITKVIDKATFDGFNVDEGLKAIWSHQSKRNHSCLEQIHWCSSSPCSCLDGCSRLKKELFGGTTHIVESCGLPISTYLSALKLLWLMENVDAVKEAIKKKDALFGTIDTWSIWNLTGGVKGGLLNIGTPTFGAAYVAGLTVGVWKEDYVFDAKDKLKNANDFRPLTDEDSRKKKKADSWFKVGNKSFDLADLSL is encoded by the exons ATGTCGAAAGAAGAAGATGTTTTCATTGGAGCAATTGATCAAGGAACAAGTAGTAGCAGATTCATAATATATGACAAATCTGCTAAACCAATAGGATCTAATCAAGTTGAGTTCACTCAGTTCTATCCACAAGCAGG ATGGGTGGAGCATGATCCAATGGAGATATTGGAGAGTGTGAAGGTTTGTATTACTAAGGTAATAGATAAGGCAACATTTGATGGATTCAATGTTGATGAAGGGTTGAAGGCTATATGGTCTCACCAATCAAAGAGAAACCACTCTTGTTTGGAGCAAATCCACTGGTGCTCCTCTTCACCATGTTCTTGTTTGGATGGATGTTC GAGACTTAAAAAGGAGTTATTTGGCGGTACAACTCACATCGTAGAGAGTTGTGGTTTGCCTATTAGCACGTATTTAAGTGCTTTGAAACTTCTGTGGTTGATGGAAAATGTGGATGCCGTCAAGGAAGCTATAAAGAAAAAGGATGCATTGTTTGGAACCATAGACACTTGGTCGATATGGAACTTAACCGGCGGGGTGAAAGGAGGATTACT AAACATAGGAACACCAACATTTGGAGCAGCCTATGTAGCTGGATTAACAGTCGGGGTTTGGAAAGAAGATTACGTTTTCGATGCAAAGGATAAGCTGAAAAATGCAAATGATTTCCGTCCTTTAACGGACGAGGATtcgaggaagaaaaaaaaagctgATTCTTGGTTCAAAGTTGGTAATAAATCTTTTGACTTAGCAGATCTTAGTCTTTGA
- the LOC123921522 gene encoding uncharacterized protein LOC123921522, which translates to MYMNTLTYLSSDAFSSIPSDLVPDLQRILSSNESFRPTAMDFTGSQFFRNDTRLHALRFLDHIIVLPPLCAELRNNVVIQPMILPMVLTIAVSQDKNDFEQSTLPALFPVLSTASGDTMLLLLKHAELIINKTSQDHLISHVLPVIVRAYDDNDARLQEEVLKKSVSLSKQLDAQLVKQVILPRVHGLALRNRNKSVIK; encoded by the exons ATG TACATGAATACCTTGACTTACTTATCGAGTGATGCTTTCTCATCTATCCCATCGGATCTGGTTCCTGACTTGCAAAGGATACTCTCTTCAAACGAATCTTTCAGGCCAACTGCAATGGATTTTACTG GCTCACAATTTTTTCGCAATGACACTAGGTTACATGCTCTGCGCTTCCTGGACCACATAATC GTCCTTCCACCACTTTGTGCAGAACTTAGGAATAATGTAGTTATACAGCCGATGATTCTACCAATGGTTCTAACCATTGCAGTGTCTCAG GACAAGAATGATTTTGAGCAATCAACACTTCCAGCTCTTTTCCCTGTCTTAAGCACTGCTTCTGGTGATACAATGTTACTACTTCTAAAGCATGCCGAGCTAATAATTAACAAG ACTAGTCAAGATCATTTAATTTCACACGTTCTTCCAGTGATTGTTCGGGCCTATGATGATAATGATGCACGTTTACAAGAAGAGGTCCTGAAAAAATCAGTATCCCTTTCCAAGCAACTTGATGCCCAG CTGGTGAAACAAGTGATTTTGCCCCGTGTTCATGGACTAGCACTCAGGAACAGGAACAAATCAGTAATTAAGTGA
- the LOC123921985 gene encoding uncharacterized protein LOC123921985 produces MSGESSASSFHGGLFTNNANKGYQNDTLNPYFMHPNENPAIVLVTPLFNGGNYHSWSRSMTVAIRSKNKLHFLNGTLPRPLDDDRDCMAWDRCNTMIMSWITNSVEPEIAQSVLWMDVASEMWQELKDRFYQGDVFRISDIQDEISSLKQGFSLQDDDWHS; encoded by the exons ATGTCTGGTGAAAGCTCAGCTAGTAGCTTTCATGGAGGTTTATTCACCAACAATGCCAATAAAGGTTACCAAAACGACACACTCAACCCCTATTTCATGCACCCCAATGAAAATCCTGCAATTGTTCTTGTTACTCCGTTGTTTAATGGAGGCAATTATCATTCTTGGTCAAGGTCTATGACTGTCGCTATTCGTTCCAAGAACAAGCTCCATTTTCTCAATGGAACTCTTCCTCGTCCTTTAGATGATGATCGTGATTGTATGGCTTGGGATAGGTGCAACACCATGATCATGTCATGGATCACAAATTCTGTTGAACCAGAAATTGCTCAGAGTGTGTTATGGATGGATGTGGCATCAGAAATGTGGCAAGAATTGAAAGATCGATTTTATCAAGGTGATGTGTTTCGTATCTCAGATATTCAAGATGAAATATCTTCTCTTAAACAAG GATTCTCACTGCAAGATGATGATTGGCACAGCTGA
- the LOC123921520 gene encoding glycerol kinase-like yields MSKEDVFIGAIDQGTSSSRFIIYDKSAKPIGSHQVEFTQFYPQAGWVEHDPMEILESVKVCITKAIDKATADGFNVDKGLKAIGLTNQRETTLVWSKSTGAPLHNALVWMDVRTASVCRRLEKELSGGRTHFVESCGLPISTYFSALKLLWLMENVDAVKEAIKKKDALFGTIDTWLIWNLTGGVKGGLHVTDVSNASRTMLMNLKTLSWDESTLKALAIPHEILPKIVSNSEVIGNVAAGWPIPGIPISGCLGDQHAAMLGQACRKGEAKSTYGTGAFILLNTGEGVVQSKHGLLSTIAYKLGPNAPTNYALEGSVAIAGAAVQWLRDSLGLISNAAEIEGLALQVECNGGVYFVPAFNGLFAPWWRDDARGVLIGITRYTGKGHIARAVLESICFQVKDVIDSMNKDSGADESKKDEFLLRVDGGATVNNLLMQTQADLLATPVIRPTDIETTALGAAYAAGLAVGVWKEEYIFDSKDKLKNANIFRPLMAEDLRKKKAESWSKAVNRSFDLADLSL; encoded by the exons ATGTCAAAAGAAGATGTTTTCATTGGAGCAATCGATCAAGGAACAAGCAGTAGCAGATTCATAATTTATGACAAATCTGCTAAACCAATTGGATCTCACCAGGTTGAGTTCACTCAATTCTATCCGCAAGCAGG gTGGGTTGAACATGATCCAATGGAGATATTGGAGAGTGTGAAGGTTTGTATCACTAAGGCAATAGATAAGGCAACGGCGGATGGATTCAATGTTGATAAAGGTTTGAAGGCTATTGGTCTTACTAATCAAAGAGAGACCACTCTTGTTTGGAGCAAATCCACCGGTGCTCCTCTTCACAATGCTCTTGTTTGGATGGATGTTCGTACGGCCTCTGTCTGCAg GAGACTTGAAAAGGAGTTATCTGGTGGTAGAACTCACTTTGTAGAGAGTTGTGGTTTGCCTATTAGCACATATTTCAGTGCTTTGAAACTTCTGTGGTTGATGGAAAATGTGGATGCTGTCAAGGAAGCTATAAAGAAAAAGGATGCATTGTTTGGAACCATAGACACTTGGTTGATATGGAACTTAACCGGTGGGGTGAAAGGAGGTTTACACGTTACTGATGTTTCAAATGCATCCCGAACAATGCTGATGAACCTAAAAACCCTAAGCTGGGATGAATCTACCTTGAAAGCACTCGCAATCCCTCATGAAATTTTGCCCAAAATTGTCAGTAATTCTGAGGTCATTGGCAATGTTGCTGCTGGATGGCCAATTCCCGGTATTCCTATTTCTGGATGTTTAGGCGATCAACATGCGGCGATGCTTGGACAAGCCTGCCGTAAAGGTGAAGCGAAAAGTACATATGGAACAGGTGCTTTCATTCTACTGAATACCGGAGAAGGAGTAGTTCAATCAAAGCACGGCCTTTTATCAACTATAGCGTATAAGCTTGGTCCAAATGCTCCAACCAATTATGCTCTCGAAGGATCTGTTGCTATTGCTGGAGCTGCGGTGCAGTGGCTTAGAGACAGTCTTGGTCTCATTTCTAATGCTGCAGAGATAGAGGGTCTGGCATTACAGGTTGAATGCAATGGCGGTGTTTACTTTGTTCCTGCTTTTAATGGACTGTTTGCTCCTTGGTGGCGTGATGATGCTCGCGGTGTTTTAATTGGAATTACGAGGTATACTGGTAAGGGTCACATTGCTAGAGCTGTGCTTGAGAGCATTTGTTTTCAAGTGAAAGATGTCATAGATTCAATGAACAAAGATTCTGGAGCAGATGAATCCAAGAAAGATGAGTTTTTGCTTAGGGTTGATGGTGGAGCAACTGTTAACAATCTGTTGATGCAAACTCAG GCGGATTTATTGGCAACTCCAGTGATTAGACCTACTGACATTGAAACCACAGCACTTGGAGCAGCCTATGCAGCTGGATTAGCAGTTGGGGTTTGGAAAGAAGAGTACATTTTTGATTCAAAGGATAAGCTGAAAAATGCAAATATTTTCCGTCCTTTAATGGCTGAGGATTTGAGGAAAAAGAAAGCAGAGTCTTGGTCCAAAGCTGTTAATAGATCTTTTGACTTAGCAGATCTTAGTCTTTGA